Proteins encoded together in one Salvelinus fontinalis isolate EN_2023a chromosome 6, ASM2944872v1, whole genome shotgun sequence window:
- the LOC129857200 gene encoding uncharacterized protein LOC129857200 isoform X1 encodes MGCIGSRRLTADGVPVKDGEQHGFSDFSWEGINLSMEDTTSILPRLKRNNSNNYGIGALAKSSLTGVSGVNRSMKDKVTKPTSMAQGRMAHMIEWQNWDMSVVGPGGVSVPRKSTAEQEMERRLESDAYSDLSDGEKEARFTAGILQQFAISQATLMAWTSMDGESLRSGSNQGSVAHLSEVNQESITSRDQILHHSSADMWPNTYVAQGLYCLSSSDAWEPISNEPSGVASPAAGSYVMQQGGTSCDGYDGNALLQQQQQQQQFNLQHQSQLQQLQQLQQIQHYQQQQLLYQQQQSLEQRLHSTNHSLQATPNSTIHSLAPATHAPLVDLWGAGQTGSYHTDIGGYNIGVAAVVEAALNVPSGDEGAGTEHSPLLEQHEEEDELKDEEVTLCMEPESATLTQRDEAITSGGSSPGQRSPGRSSPGRSSLGQPAQQITERKASDVSCGGIQILEEKEEKQGSAVAAMATN; translated from the exons CGGCAGATGGAGTGCCAGTAAAGGATGGGGAACAG CATGGATTTTCAGACTTTTCATGGGAAGGAATCAAT CTGTCTATGGAAGACACCACGTCCATCCtgcctcgtctgaagaggaacaACTCCAATAACTATGGGATCGGTGCTCTGGCTAAGTCCTCACTGACAGgtgtgtcag GTGTGAATCGCTCCATGAAGGACAAGGTGACCAAGCCTACATCCATGGCCCAAGGCCGGATGGCACACATGATCGAGTGGCAGAACTGGGACATGTCTGTGGTGGGCCCGGGGGGCGTCTCCGTCCCACGCAAGTCCACGGCAGAGCAGGAGATGGAGAGACGGTTGGAGAGCGACGCCTACAGCGACCTCAGCGACGGGGAGAAGGAGGCTCGCTTCACCGCAG GTATCCTGCAGCAGTTTGCCATCTCCCAGGCAACGCTCATGGCCTGGACCTCCATGGATGGAGAGAGTCTGAGGTCAGGGTCCAACCAGGGCAGTGTGGCCCACCTCAGCGAGGTTAACCAGGAGAGCATCACCAGCCGAG ACCAGATATTGCACCACTCTTCTGCGGACATGTGGCCCAACACCTATGTCGCCCAGGGCCTctactgcctctcctcctctgacGCCTGGGAGCCAATCAGCAACGAGCCCTCCGGAGTGGCCTCTCCCGCTGCTGGCTCCTACGTGATGCAGCAGGGCGGGACTTCCTGTGATGGGTATGATGGGAACGCGttgctgcagcagcagcagcagcagcagcagttcaaCCTACAGCATCAGAGTCAGCTCCAGCAGCTGCAGCAGCTACAACAGATACAGCACTACCAGCAACAGCAGCTCCTGTATCAGCAACAACAG TCTCTGGAGCAAAGGCTGCACAGCACCAACCACTCGTTGCAAGCCACGCCCAACAGCACCATCCATAGCCTGGCCCCTGCCACCCACGCCCCATTGGTGGACCTGTGGGGGGCGGGCCAGACAGGATCCTATCACACTGATATTGGAGGCTACAACATAGGCGTGGCAGCGGTGGTGGAGGCAGCTCTGAATGTTCCGTCTGGGGATGAGGGGGCAGGGACAGAACATTCCCCTCTGCTGGAGCAGCATGAGGAGGAAGATGAACTGAAG GACGAGGAGGTGACACTCTGCATGGAGCCGGAGTCCGCCACTCTAACACAGAGAGATGAAGCCATCACCTCCGGGGGCAGTAGTCCTGGGCAACGTAGTCCGGGGCGCAGTAGTCCAGGGCGCAGTAGTCTGGGGCAACCAGCACAGCAAATCACAGAGCGGAAGGCCTCTGATGTCAGCTGTGGAGGCATCCAGATtctggaggagaaggaagagaagcaAGGGTCTGCTGTTGCTGCCATGGCAACCAACTGA
- the LOC129857200 gene encoding uncharacterized protein LOC129857200 isoform X3, producing the protein MGCIGSRRLTADGVPVKDGEQLSMEDTTSILPRLKRNNSNNYGIGALAKSSLTGVSGVNRSMKDKVTKPTSMAQGRMAHMIEWQNWDMSVVGPGGVSVPRKSTAEQEMERRLESDAYSDLSDGEKEARFTAGILQQFAISQATLMAWTSMDGESLRSGSNQGSVAHLSEVNQESITSRDQILHHSSADMWPNTYVAQGLYCLSSSDAWEPISNEPSGVASPAAGSYVMQQGGTSCDGYDGNALLQQQQQQQQFNLQHQSQLQQLQQLQQIQHYQQQQLLYQQQQSLEQRLHSTNHSLQATPNSTIHSLAPATHAPLVDLWGAGQTGSYHTDIGGYNIGVAAVVEAALNVPSGDEGAGTEHSPLLEQHEEEDELKDEEVTLCMEPESATLTQRDEAITSGGSSPGQRSPGRSSPGRSSLGQPAQQITERKASDVSCGGIQILEEKEEKQGSAVAAMATN; encoded by the exons CGGCAGATGGAGTGCCAGTAAAGGATGGGGAACAG CTGTCTATGGAAGACACCACGTCCATCCtgcctcgtctgaagaggaacaACTCCAATAACTATGGGATCGGTGCTCTGGCTAAGTCCTCACTGACAGgtgtgtcag GTGTGAATCGCTCCATGAAGGACAAGGTGACCAAGCCTACATCCATGGCCCAAGGCCGGATGGCACACATGATCGAGTGGCAGAACTGGGACATGTCTGTGGTGGGCCCGGGGGGCGTCTCCGTCCCACGCAAGTCCACGGCAGAGCAGGAGATGGAGAGACGGTTGGAGAGCGACGCCTACAGCGACCTCAGCGACGGGGAGAAGGAGGCTCGCTTCACCGCAG GTATCCTGCAGCAGTTTGCCATCTCCCAGGCAACGCTCATGGCCTGGACCTCCATGGATGGAGAGAGTCTGAGGTCAGGGTCCAACCAGGGCAGTGTGGCCCACCTCAGCGAGGTTAACCAGGAGAGCATCACCAGCCGAG ACCAGATATTGCACCACTCTTCTGCGGACATGTGGCCCAACACCTATGTCGCCCAGGGCCTctactgcctctcctcctctgacGCCTGGGAGCCAATCAGCAACGAGCCCTCCGGAGTGGCCTCTCCCGCTGCTGGCTCCTACGTGATGCAGCAGGGCGGGACTTCCTGTGATGGGTATGATGGGAACGCGttgctgcagcagcagcagcagcagcagcagttcaaCCTACAGCATCAGAGTCAGCTCCAGCAGCTGCAGCAGCTACAACAGATACAGCACTACCAGCAACAGCAGCTCCTGTATCAGCAACAACAG TCTCTGGAGCAAAGGCTGCACAGCACCAACCACTCGTTGCAAGCCACGCCCAACAGCACCATCCATAGCCTGGCCCCTGCCACCCACGCCCCATTGGTGGACCTGTGGGGGGCGGGCCAGACAGGATCCTATCACACTGATATTGGAGGCTACAACATAGGCGTGGCAGCGGTGGTGGAGGCAGCTCTGAATGTTCCGTCTGGGGATGAGGGGGCAGGGACAGAACATTCCCCTCTGCTGGAGCAGCATGAGGAGGAAGATGAACTGAAG GACGAGGAGGTGACACTCTGCATGGAGCCGGAGTCCGCCACTCTAACACAGAGAGATGAAGCCATCACCTCCGGGGGCAGTAGTCCTGGGCAACGTAGTCCGGGGCGCAGTAGTCCAGGGCGCAGTAGTCTGGGGCAACCAGCACAGCAAATCACAGAGCGGAAGGCCTCTGATGTCAGCTGTGGAGGCATCCAGATtctggaggagaaggaagagaagcaAGGGTCTGCTGTTGCTGCCATGGCAACCAACTGA
- the LOC129857200 gene encoding uncharacterized protein LOC129857200 isoform X2 translates to MGCIGSRRLTADGVPVKDGEQHGFSDFSWEGINLSMEDTTSILPRLKRNNSNNYGIGALAKSSLTGVNRSMKDKVTKPTSMAQGRMAHMIEWQNWDMSVVGPGGVSVPRKSTAEQEMERRLESDAYSDLSDGEKEARFTAGILQQFAISQATLMAWTSMDGESLRSGSNQGSVAHLSEVNQESITSRDQILHHSSADMWPNTYVAQGLYCLSSSDAWEPISNEPSGVASPAAGSYVMQQGGTSCDGYDGNALLQQQQQQQQFNLQHQSQLQQLQQLQQIQHYQQQQLLYQQQQSLEQRLHSTNHSLQATPNSTIHSLAPATHAPLVDLWGAGQTGSYHTDIGGYNIGVAAVVEAALNVPSGDEGAGTEHSPLLEQHEEEDELKDEEVTLCMEPESATLTQRDEAITSGGSSPGQRSPGRSSPGRSSLGQPAQQITERKASDVSCGGIQILEEKEEKQGSAVAAMATN, encoded by the exons CGGCAGATGGAGTGCCAGTAAAGGATGGGGAACAG CATGGATTTTCAGACTTTTCATGGGAAGGAATCAAT CTGTCTATGGAAGACACCACGTCCATCCtgcctcgtctgaagaggaacaACTCCAATAACTATGGGATCGGTGCTCTGGCTAAGTCCTCACTGACAG GTGTGAATCGCTCCATGAAGGACAAGGTGACCAAGCCTACATCCATGGCCCAAGGCCGGATGGCACACATGATCGAGTGGCAGAACTGGGACATGTCTGTGGTGGGCCCGGGGGGCGTCTCCGTCCCACGCAAGTCCACGGCAGAGCAGGAGATGGAGAGACGGTTGGAGAGCGACGCCTACAGCGACCTCAGCGACGGGGAGAAGGAGGCTCGCTTCACCGCAG GTATCCTGCAGCAGTTTGCCATCTCCCAGGCAACGCTCATGGCCTGGACCTCCATGGATGGAGAGAGTCTGAGGTCAGGGTCCAACCAGGGCAGTGTGGCCCACCTCAGCGAGGTTAACCAGGAGAGCATCACCAGCCGAG ACCAGATATTGCACCACTCTTCTGCGGACATGTGGCCCAACACCTATGTCGCCCAGGGCCTctactgcctctcctcctctgacGCCTGGGAGCCAATCAGCAACGAGCCCTCCGGAGTGGCCTCTCCCGCTGCTGGCTCCTACGTGATGCAGCAGGGCGGGACTTCCTGTGATGGGTATGATGGGAACGCGttgctgcagcagcagcagcagcagcagcagttcaaCCTACAGCATCAGAGTCAGCTCCAGCAGCTGCAGCAGCTACAACAGATACAGCACTACCAGCAACAGCAGCTCCTGTATCAGCAACAACAG TCTCTGGAGCAAAGGCTGCACAGCACCAACCACTCGTTGCAAGCCACGCCCAACAGCACCATCCATAGCCTGGCCCCTGCCACCCACGCCCCATTGGTGGACCTGTGGGGGGCGGGCCAGACAGGATCCTATCACACTGATATTGGAGGCTACAACATAGGCGTGGCAGCGGTGGTGGAGGCAGCTCTGAATGTTCCGTCTGGGGATGAGGGGGCAGGGACAGAACATTCCCCTCTGCTGGAGCAGCATGAGGAGGAAGATGAACTGAAG GACGAGGAGGTGACACTCTGCATGGAGCCGGAGTCCGCCACTCTAACACAGAGAGATGAAGCCATCACCTCCGGGGGCAGTAGTCCTGGGCAACGTAGTCCGGGGCGCAGTAGTCCAGGGCGCAGTAGTCTGGGGCAACCAGCACAGCAAATCACAGAGCGGAAGGCCTCTGATGTCAGCTGTGGAGGCATCCAGATtctggaggagaaggaagagaagcaAGGGTCTGCTGTTGCTGCCATGGCAACCAACTGA
- the LOC129857200 gene encoding uncharacterized protein LOC129857200 isoform X4 — translation MHRLTETHGRWSASKGWGTGVNRSMKDKVTKPTSMAQGRMAHMIEWQNWDMSVVGPGGVSVPRKSTAEQEMERRLESDAYSDLSDGEKEARFTAGILQQFAISQATLMAWTSMDGESLRSGSNQGSVAHLSEVNQESITSRDQILHHSSADMWPNTYVAQGLYCLSSSDAWEPISNEPSGVASPAAGSYVMQQGGTSCDGYDGNALLQQQQQQQQFNLQHQSQLQQLQQLQQIQHYQQQQLLYQQQQSLEQRLHSTNHSLQATPNSTIHSLAPATHAPLVDLWGAGQTGSYHTDIGGYNIGVAAVVEAALNVPSGDEGAGTEHSPLLEQHEEEDELKDEEVTLCMEPESATLTQRDEAITSGGSSPGQRSPGRSSPGRSSLGQPAQQITERKASDVSCGGIQILEEKEEKQGSAVAAMATN, via the exons CGGCAGATGGAGTGCCAGTAAAGGATGGGGAACAG GTGTGAATCGCTCCATGAAGGACAAGGTGACCAAGCCTACATCCATGGCCCAAGGCCGGATGGCACACATGATCGAGTGGCAGAACTGGGACATGTCTGTGGTGGGCCCGGGGGGCGTCTCCGTCCCACGCAAGTCCACGGCAGAGCAGGAGATGGAGAGACGGTTGGAGAGCGACGCCTACAGCGACCTCAGCGACGGGGAGAAGGAGGCTCGCTTCACCGCAG GTATCCTGCAGCAGTTTGCCATCTCCCAGGCAACGCTCATGGCCTGGACCTCCATGGATGGAGAGAGTCTGAGGTCAGGGTCCAACCAGGGCAGTGTGGCCCACCTCAGCGAGGTTAACCAGGAGAGCATCACCAGCCGAG ACCAGATATTGCACCACTCTTCTGCGGACATGTGGCCCAACACCTATGTCGCCCAGGGCCTctactgcctctcctcctctgacGCCTGGGAGCCAATCAGCAACGAGCCCTCCGGAGTGGCCTCTCCCGCTGCTGGCTCCTACGTGATGCAGCAGGGCGGGACTTCCTGTGATGGGTATGATGGGAACGCGttgctgcagcagcagcagcagcagcagcagttcaaCCTACAGCATCAGAGTCAGCTCCAGCAGCTGCAGCAGCTACAACAGATACAGCACTACCAGCAACAGCAGCTCCTGTATCAGCAACAACAG TCTCTGGAGCAAAGGCTGCACAGCACCAACCACTCGTTGCAAGCCACGCCCAACAGCACCATCCATAGCCTGGCCCCTGCCACCCACGCCCCATTGGTGGACCTGTGGGGGGCGGGCCAGACAGGATCCTATCACACTGATATTGGAGGCTACAACATAGGCGTGGCAGCGGTGGTGGAGGCAGCTCTGAATGTTCCGTCTGGGGATGAGGGGGCAGGGACAGAACATTCCCCTCTGCTGGAGCAGCATGAGGAGGAAGATGAACTGAAG GACGAGGAGGTGACACTCTGCATGGAGCCGGAGTCCGCCACTCTAACACAGAGAGATGAAGCCATCACCTCCGGGGGCAGTAGTCCTGGGCAACGTAGTCCGGGGCGCAGTAGTCCAGGGCGCAGTAGTCTGGGGCAACCAGCACAGCAAATCACAGAGCGGAAGGCCTCTGATGTCAGCTGTGGAGGCATCCAGATtctggaggagaaggaagagaagcaAGGGTCTGCTGTTGCTGCCATGGCAACCAACTGA